Proteins encoded within one genomic window of Manis pentadactyla isolate mManPen7 chromosome 4, mManPen7.hap1, whole genome shotgun sequence:
- the LOC118917837 gene encoding uncharacterized protein LOC118917837, translating to MADELFQRKPWDPDADSEGLFDKPPAEEPPAARAPKSAAGKKAGRRAGGKAQGARAGLSPKAAARPPPKDEAPPLDEGCYLDHFPHLSIFIYAAIAFSITSCIFTYIHLQLA from the coding sequence ATGGCTGACGAACTCTTTCAGCGCAAACCCTGGGACCCCGACGCTGACTCCGAAGGCCTGTTTGACAAGCCTCCCGCGGAAGAGCCCCCCGCTGCCCGCGCGCCCAAGTCTGCCGCGGGCAAGAAGGCTGGGCGGCGCGCGGGCGGGAAAGCGCAGGGGGCCCGCGCCGGGCTGTCCCCGAAGGCCGCTGCGCGCCCCCCACCTAAGGACGAGGCGCCGCCACTGGACGAGGGCTGCTATCTCGACCATTTCCCGCACCTCTCCATCTTTATCTACGCGGCCATCGCCTTCTCCATCACCTCCTGCATCTTCACCTATATCCATTTACAGCTTGCCTGA